The following is a genomic window from Crossiella equi.
GTCCACCTCGACGCCGAGCCGGGTGCCCAGCCGCCGCCAGTAGTCCTCGGCGGGCAGGCCCCGGTCATAGGCCTCGCGCTCGGCCCAGTAGGCCGCCTCGAAGTCCACTGTGGACACACCGTAGTGCGTGGCCAGGCCAGGCAGGGCCCGGGTCTTCACGCTGAGGACCTCGCCGAAGTCGAAGACCACCCAGTGCACGGATCACCCCTGTCGAGTCGTCGAGCCGGTGCGCAGCACGTCTTCCTTCTCGACGCGGCGCAGCACCTCCACGATGCCCGAACGGTCGACGTCGCGGTGGGTCACGAAGCGGACGTGCCCGGCCATCGGCCCGGCCAGCACCCCGGCGGCGGTCAGCCGGTCCAGGGCCACGGACAGGTCCGGCACCCGGGCCAGCACGATGTTGGTCTGCGGGGTGAGGACCTGCCAGCCCAGCTCGGTCAGGCCCTCGGCCAGCGCGGTGGCGTTGCGGTGGTCCTCGGCCAGGTCGGCGACCCGGTCCAGCGCGAGCAGGCCCGCCGCGGCCAGCACGCCGCCCTGGCGCACGCCGCCGCCGAGCATCTTGCGCACCCGCCTGGCCTCGGCCACGAACTCCTCGGAGCCCGCGACCACCGAGCCGACCGGCGCGCCCAGGCCCTTGCTCAGGCAGGACTGCACCGAGTCCACGCCCACGGTCAGCGCGGCCGGTGGCACCTCCAGAGCCACCGACGCGTTCCACAGCCGGGCGCCGTCCAGGTGCACGCGCAGGCCCGCCTGCCGGGCCGCGGTCACCAGGCGCACGTGCTCGTCCGGCGGCACCACCGCGCCACCGGCGGCGTTGTGCGTGTTCTCCAGGCAGAGCAGCGAGGTGCGCAGCGCGTAGTACGGACCGGGGCTGCCCGCGGCCTGGCGGACCGCGTCCGGGGACACCCGGCCGGGGCCGAGCTCCCAGGGCAGCTCGGCGGGCATGCCACCGGCCAGCCACGCCGGGGCGCCCAGCTCGTTCTGCAGCACGTGCGCGTCCTTGGACGCCAGGAAGCGGTCTCCGCGCCGGAGGTGCACCATGAGCGCGATGATGTTGCCCATGGTGCCGCTCGGCACCCACAGCGCGGCCCGGGTGCCGAGGAGCGCCGCGGCGCGTTCCTCCAGCTCGGCCATGGTGG
Proteins encoded in this region:
- a CDS encoding threonine aldolase family protein, giving the protein MTYAEPIDLRSDTVTKPDDRMRAAMAAAEVGDDVLDRDPTMAELEERAAALLGTRAALWVPSGTMGNIIALMVHLRRGDRFLASKDAHVLQNELGAPAWLAGGMPAELPWELGPGRVSPDAVRQAAGSPGPYYALRTSLLCLENTHNAAGGAVVPPDEHVRLVTAARQAGLRVHLDGARLWNASVALEVPPAALTVGVDSVQSCLSKGLGAPVGSVVAGSEEFVAEARRVRKMLGGGVRQGGVLAAAGLLALDRVADLAEDHRNATALAEGLTELGWQVLTPQTNIVLARVPDLSVALDRLTAAGVLAGPMAGHVRFVTHRDVDRSGIVEVLRRVEKEDVLRTGSTTRQG